The Triticum aestivum cultivar Chinese Spring chromosome 6D, IWGSC CS RefSeq v2.1, whole genome shotgun sequence genomic sequence GAGCACTTTTATGGGCCATGTGGCAAATTCACAACAAACTTACGATCGAGGTTCTCCCCGTCTCACCTTGTCGATTGTCTATTCAAATATAATTTGTTCTGCAGTAGTGGATGCCACTCGGGAAGTGAAGGGACAGTGAGGACATGTGATTGGTGATCAGCAAGATGCAAAATATCTCCTTCCGGTTTCCACCCCTTAGGGTAGTGGCAGCCTTTTGGGTCTTTCTTGAGCCTAAGTTGATGCCCAAGTTTTAATTTCATGTTCCAAACCCTAGTGATGCTATGTTGGATCTATATTGTTTCGACGTGTGTGCTTGGGTTGTATTAATTTAAAGTCGGACGCTCCTTGCATCTTTATTCTTAAAACTAAAATCATCCTAAACGTGTTAGCCTAGGAAAAAAGGtgaaccaacttgtggttggatggttattAAGAGGACAATGGTATCCCCAGTCCACCACGGTTCAAGTTCTAGACTTGACGCCGGTGCTCGCATTTTTCTGTATTTATTTCAGGCCTTCTGACAATGTGCGTTCAGTGAGAGAAGACGTTCTCGTCGACGACGAAAGCATCTTTGGCGATTttatcaatctcaagatgatgtgtcggctcagcttctcggaggtgctcataaggatAGGATATGCATGTGTGCGTCATAGGAATAGAGATGAGTATATATGCGTATGTATGAGCGTCTGCGTTTATACAGTTAAAAAAACCGCCTAGAAGAAATCTTAGACCGGAGACGCCTACTCCGGTTCAAGAAAAATAAAGAACCGCCcgcaaaaagaaaagagaaaacaaagaaCCGGCCTCAATTTTTTGCTGAAAACCCATTCTCAAGTGCAACCCCTACCGTAACGCCTGGCCTTTCTGTCCCGGCGAGCCCAACGTAAGAGCCACGAAACAAACGATCGTCCTCGTGGCGGCAAACTTGGGAATAGGCGTGCGTGGCCGCCACGGTTTCGGTTCATACAAGTAGCGTGCAGACGGGCCATGAAGCCCTTGTGCTGCTCCCGCGATCTCCGCGGGCGCCAACCGTAAGGATCCTCTGTTTCTCCTTTAAGAAAATACTTGAATGCTTTGTGGCGTATAATCGTTCGTCGATCTCACTGTTCGTTTCTCTCTTCGATTGCTATCGTGCAGATCTGAGATCGAGCGGGGCCGTGTCAACATTGCGCTGGTGAGTGTTTCTTCATTCGACTCTGTTCGTGCCATGGTCTTATTTCAGGTTTTTCTTGGGCGCTGTGTTCCCTAGGTAATTGACTGGTTACTGCATGGTTTGAACTTGATCTGGGGATCTTGTTAGTTTCCCGTCATAATTGACATGATATCAGGCTCGGCACTAGATTGTTCGTTCGTTGGGGTTATCACACTTTGCCATGACCATGAACCGATGTATAAAGCCTGTCTGCCCCTGATGCATTGGCTAAGGATAAATTCCTTGCCATCGTTCTGTCCCCTTTAAGAGGGGATCGATCGAGTTACGTTGGGCAATATGGTCTCTGTTTTTGTTGGTAGCCTTTTAGATATCCTAGCGGGTGTACTTAGGCTGTAGTAGTTTGCATTAGCGTTTTTTGAGTGGTGCATTGTATGTTGTGCAATTGTCCTTTTAATTTGGTGATCTCCTTAGTTTTCCTCAACTATTTGTTCTGTAGCACATCACATCATTAAAGTTGGCATACAAATAAATTGGTACTCTTATTTTAAATCAGCTCCACTGCTCTTAGTTATTCTGTTTATTTTGACATTGCATCCCTTTGTCACAGTTCTCATATTCTCATGCAATCATAGTATCATTACCACCCTTTCTCATAGTTCTAATATTCTCACTTTTTGTATCGCCTAAATAATTTTGTATTTGCGTAGGTGTTGCATACTGGCAGTGGAAACAAGAATGCGTTTAAGGCACCTCATTGCCGCTGAATACAGCGGCGTCAATGTTGAGTTGGTGAAGGATTTTCAGATGGGTGTCTCCAACCATACTCCAGACTTTCTCAAGATGAATCCTATCGGAAAGGTATGCACCAAATCTTCTTCAGAAGATTGATGCAATGATATAAATCTAATAATGGCTGCTTCTTTTGCAGGTTCCTGTTCTTGAGACTCCTGACGGTCCTGTTTTTGAGAGCAATGCTATCGCACGATATGGTAAAATAGCAACCAAATGATGCTTCTTTAATCTTTCATGGACATTAAAGGTCAGTTCCATTCTAAAATCCGGTAAAAAAAAGTGCAACCACATCAAGTTTCTCATCTTCTCTCTGTGTTGCAGGCTTCTGGGACATGTATGACCCGGAGGGCTACTCCCTGTGGTTCTGCGACTTCAAGTACAACGAGGAGAACACCGTGTCCTTCGTGACCATGAACAAGGTGGGTGGATTCCTGCTGCGTATGGACCTGTGCCGCAAGTACGCCTTTGGGAAGATGCTTGTGATAGGCTCCGAGCCACCTTTCAAGGTCAAGGGGCTTTGGCTCTTCCGTGGCCCTAAGATCCCCAAGTTTGTCATGGAGGAGGTGTACGACATGGCCCTCTATGACTGGGCGAAGGTTGATCTCTCTGATGCGGCGCAGAAGGAGCGCGTCAGCGCCATGATCGAGGACCTGGAGCCGTTTGAGGGCGAGGCGCTGCTGGATGCGAAATGCTTCAAGTGATCTATTCTCTTTGCGTTGTGGGGCTGAGATGAGCTGTTTAGGTTTTGGTCATCGTTAGTTAAAAATTAGTTCATACTACCTGGTTGTACTAGTTAATTTTTTGCGCTACTAAAGAGTTATGGTCAGATTTTAGGGAAAAGAAACTGGAGAAGTTTGTGTCTGTCTAGTCTATGACAATACTGATGTGGATATTGGATTTGGTTTCGTGTTTTCTCTGGTGGTCCTTTCTCTTTGATAGTTGAACCGTTCACTGCATCCAAAGAATGCTGTTTTCTTGGCTGATGAATGCAAGAGGAATGCTTGGAGCTGCTATGTGGTTTCTGGGCCATGCTTTGCTTTTCATTCAGGTGTATCTGGGGTCGAGTTCCTGCTTTGCTTTTTGTTCTGATGGCTTGAAGAATGCTTTTAATCTAAAAAATAAAGAAGTGCAGGACGTCCAGATTTAAAATTGATACTAAACAAAGTAATCTGGACGCCCAGGAAAACATGACAATTCTGATTGCTTACTTTTCTCCATAAAAAGAACTGTCGCCCCTGATCGAAAAAATAATGAGTATTGACTATTTCATCACACATCAATACATCATTACACCAAAAGAAGGCATCGTAATATGATTCTCCATTTTCAAAATGTGATAAAAGAGGGTGCATTTTATCGAAGAGATATCTGAAAGTATTAACATGCATTCATAGAGATTGAGATGCCAAGTAACATCTGCATACATGATATACAAGACTGCATGTGCTAAATATAAGCCTGCACTTTTTGCGGACATAAAAAACTTTTGGTTCCCTTTTTTTCCTCAACATTTTCTGTTTAAACCAACAAAAATCAAGATCCTATCTTTGTAGTGAATTCTGATTCTCAGAACCACCCCCACCCCGCTCCAAATACAGAACTGAACAATTATTTACCATGGCACAGAGCACTTCGTGTTGCGCCACATTTTCTTCACTTGGAACTAACACGCTACGCTTTCTTCAGCACCACCTTCGCGCTGCTGCAGACAATTTTCACAAAAGGATGTGCAGAACCTTTGTCCATACGCATCCATACAGCAGAGATCTTGAATATATCTCCACGGGCTTCAACATGAAAAACTTGGTCCATGTAGTAGCATAAATACtcatatttttcttcttttttttgcgtTTATCCAGATATTTGTCTCACAAATTGTCAGAGGCTTTCTGTAACAAGTAGCCGCTGTAATTTCTTTAGCGGTGACAAGAGCTGGGAGAACGATGGTCGTTTGCTTGGGTCGCTGCACCAAAGATCGATGAGGTCACTGTCAGTGAGGCAAGTAGCAgcaaaaggagaaaataaaagttGAGAAAAGCGGCATATATTATTTCAAAATGATCTGTTATCTTACTTGTCCCAACATGAAGATATTATGCTAGCAACCAGTGGGTCGACCTCTTTGGGAATGTCTAGTCGTTTGTTCTGGAACCCAACTGCTCCGACGACTTGCATTGGATTCAGCCCACTCCAAGGTACACGCAACGTTGCTAATTCCCACAGGATTACTCCAAAACTGTAGACATCACACCTGATGCCAGCATTCAATTTTCTATCAGCAGAAAAGCATGGCAGGAACAGGAGAAGAGCAACATGACTTCGGAAAACTGAACTCACATCTCATTAGCTGGCTCATTACGCAGGACCTCTGGTGCCATCCACTCCGGCTGTAGGCCAACAGGAAATACAGTCACGATAAGTTATTTACAGCAGATACACACCAGCTGAACAAGGAAAATGTAGGAGGCAATATGCCATTTGTCGGACGGAACCAATGAATCAGTAAATGATTCTAGAGGAACGGAGTATTGCACAAGAGCCAAACATAACAAAACAAAAGCATAAATAAAAAGATCAAGGATATTACTGTTCCAGCTGTCGACTTGGAGGAAAGAAAAGTATGATGCTTCAACCTTGACATCCCAAAATCTGACACCTGCATGGTAAAATACATATGTACTCTGTAAATAAAAGAAAGGATAGGATAGACATTTATTCCTGCAATAGAACTGTTGTTACTATGCAGTTGTTCAGTATTGTACTGTTAAGTTTCAGTTAGACCAACTTCACACTCGACTATACAATCAACAATTTGCGCATTTAATAACAGTACAAAGGTACATAAAAGATGACCGCATCTCTTTCTCCAAGCTCACAAACCCTAcatattttaggtgctgcatcccTCTGACATTGTTTCATAAGTACTTATTAAACAGCAGCCTAGCAAGAATACTCTTGGCTATATTCAGACTAAACTCTGAATTTTAGCCTCCACTCCGTCTGCACCTTCTCATTATATTTATGCTCATTTAATGCAAGTGCAGCATCCCATTTTGACTCCTAGCTAAGAATACCCAAATATTCATTGAACAGCTCGGCTTCACCCAAGCTGATCACTGAGTCACCAACAAGCCTATATATTAAATACTCCTGAGAATGTGTACTCTCACCTTTTGATATACCACTCTTATcatttttaatatacttcattagtTAACTATAAGATATCCCAATCTAGTAGCATAAACAATATCACTGGGCCCCTTCAATTTTGCAATATACCCTTGATGTACATAAAAGCAGTATAAGTGCAAACTATGTAAAATATATACTCAAATTAAAATTTCCATACAACTCAATTGGCAGTATATCCAGTAATTACAAATGGAGTTTACTCAAAATCATATACAGGTACAACAGAAGTGTATATATTGTACATGAGGAGTTTACATACTCCCAGGAGTATGGAACCATTTCCTATTAAATATATAAACAAGGACATGCAATCCAGAGATCTATGTAAAAACAGGTATGGAAAATTAAGATGGGTGCACATTTTTTTTAAAGCAACATCATACCACCTTTAGACAACCCTTGATTCATCAGTGGGCAGCTAATGGTACAAATATTTATTAAAGGTGAAAGTAGACTTACAAATTACAACAAAACTAGCATGCCCGTTCATTAACTGAAAGATGATTGTGAAGAAGAGAATCACCTTAACAACCCAATTTTTGTCCACTAAAAGATTTGGTGATTTCAAATCACGATGTACAATAGTAGGATGGCTAGTGTGCAAGTAATTCATTCCTTTTGCCTGAAAGAATGAAATAAATATCAACTGACTGACAAAACAAGCCACGACAGATAACAGCAAACAAAGCAACTAGCCAAAGTTTACCACATCAAATGCCATCTTCAACCTTCGTGTTTCATCAACTTTGCTATTTGGCCGATGCAATAGGCGATATAGGCTCCCTCTGGCAAAATAAAGTACATCATTTTTGCTATAACTTGGAAGGCATTTTTTTGTTTAAAAAGAGGGAGCTGCAGAAACCTTGGAAGGTATTCGGTTAATATAGAGAGATTTGGAGGTTGCGTCACATATCCCAAGAAAAGAACTACATTGGGGTGTCTTAGCCTTGACATGATTCGCACCTAAAAGATAAGGAACTAATACACACTTAGTTGACGCACAAGTTCGATAATAGCTGACACTTTAACTGTAAGGAGACGCAAAAGTGAACTTACTTCACATTTGAATTGCTCCAGTGCAACACCTGACAAATCCTGGTCAAGGAATTTCTTTACAGCAACCTCCTGGGATAAATGAGGACAATACATTCCGATAGCAGGAATCAAAAAACAAATTAGAAATTGAGTTCCACTATAAGTCTTCCTCTTCTGACTAGGTGAATTTCTAAAACTGGATCTGACTTTTCCAGTTGGTTAACTTTTAAGGCTTATTTCAATCTTGTTAATTGGTTAGCTTTTAGTAACAGCATGCATAGAATAGCACTGCTAGAGAAAACTAGTTTTAACTTGAGTTAACTAGTTTTAACTTCATGTAACCATGACCCACCATAAATAACACAGttttactatcaaatacgcattaAACTGAATATGAAGTGCATAGAGACAACTGATCTGCACAAGAAACATCACTTCATCGGCATTAGCAACCCACCACCTTTTATTGCCTTGCAATATGAATTATATGTGATACAGTGCATAATATGTCAAAACTGAAAATTCCTAGCAAAAATATGGATATGCAAGTTCACTATGAATATGTAATTTACCGTGCCATTCCAATCTGCATGATAAACTTCCCCATATGAACCTGCGGAGGAAAATTGAAGTTCATTGAACGGAGAATACATTACAAAAAGAGAGGATCAACACAACTGATTGCAGAAGTGTAACACGAAAATTGGCTAAGAAGATAATACTTCAATAGAACTGCATAACAAGATCCAACTAATTCATTATTACTCCCCATGTTACTTAAAAAGCGCATATTTTCTTTACCTATCAAAGTCTAAAAGATTAAACTTCCAACAAATAAGAAATTTCAGAGTTGAAACATCAGAGCCTGACATTCCAATATTTCTGTAACTTCATAGAGTTTTACCAGCAGCAACAAACATAATACATTCAGTTTTGCCGCACATATGTTCCTGTGAGCTAATTTTCATTTTAGAAACTTAATGCTGCATGTTTCGATAACTTACTTCTAAACCTAAACTAACCATTTACTGCCTTGTTAGAAGGACAAGGATAGGAAATTTACAAGCATACCTAGACCAATGCGCTCTCCTATATGAAGATCTTCCCATGATATTTCATCTTCAGCAACATCATCCATAACAGAGCTGATTGTTTTCGTACTAGAACAGCTCAACTTGCCCAAATTCGCACTGCTACTTTCTGACATGTTTGCCATAGAATGTTCAGCAACCCTATCACCCTCAATTGAAATAGTACCCAAACTTCCGATAGTTGCTTCTGTATTTTCTACAGGGTATTGTCCATCTTCACAAGGTGGCAAGGGAATCTTTGGTAAAGAATCTTCAGCTACAGAACGTTCTGGTGAAATCTGACCTGTTTGACCAACTAGCAACCATCCAGGAATTTCTTTAACTTCAGGAGAAGATTTGCCCATCTCTGTTGTATTGCCAGAATTATGACTATTTTGACATGATAACAAACCAGATGGTAGCAAAGCACCACCCTCCAGGAGCAAGTCATGCAAATTTTGTGCAAACTGTGGGTCCACTACTCCAGGAACTAAATACTTGGAAGTGTCATTCACTTTCTTCTGCTGAGAAATATCGCCTTTAATGTTGAATTCATCAAATTGGCCTTCGTCGGAGATAATGCGTTGTTTAAGTGGGTTCTCTGTGTGACATGTATCTTCCAAATGTGGAGTCGGAAGTTCTAGGACAGAATTACGATCAGATGAACTTCCACCCATGTCATTTTTACTCTCATATACACCGCTAACCTGCTCAAGAGCTATGCATAGTTCTGCAACACTCTCTTCAATGGCGTCACTGCTCAGTTGACTATTGTTGGAGTCCTGAAATTGACTGACAGAAATCTCTGAAGGTATTAAGGTGCCTGGAGCTCCCATCAAGTCAACAATATATTCAGCACTGCAAAAGCCCCATAAGATTGTTTTTGTACGTCAATAAATTAAATATCCTAAGATCAAATACGAAAAGATAGTTAGCAATAATGAAAGGAACATACCTGTCAAAGTCGATTTTAACAAAGTTAATAGCGCCTTCATCTGTTCCAGTATAACATATTCCTTTGACAAGCTTGCATGGCAGATTAACTCGGTCAGCTAGTACCTGAAACCATTTTGATGAGTTGTTTTCTTTGCTCAGGGGATCCACTGCAGAAGGCAATAAAAAAACCAAATGCAATAATCTTACGGCATCTACTACATGTATGGTGCAGCAAATCCATGATCCACAAATGCATCCCTTTTATCAACTATGCATCTGGTGCAGCAAATCCATGAATCAACAACACACAGCAAACTAGGATAACTACTTTATTCAACTACCATAACTTCTTCACTAGTTATCTTGGTTGTTAGGCAACTAATCTTCAAAAGTAAATACCCTGAACAGCAGTTACACAATATAAACTATGCAATGTGACGGAAATTATTAGCATCCACCCATGCCACATTTGCTACAGTCAATATATAATGTAATGTGGCAGGTTATTGGTCACATGAACACAGGACATTTGCAGAGGTACTAACCTTAAAAAGCAGAGATCTGTGGCGCGAGAGCCCAATTCCAAGTGAACCAAGAGGAAGGGCAATACTGTTTAGCCCAGCACAGAGCTGGCGGCTCTTTGTGGACCATTCCCTGTTCATGGCATCAGCATCCTCCACTACACCACCCATGGCATCAACTACTAGGCTAGCTATCTTCTGTACAAGCTCAGCTGACGCAATTCCACCGCGTTCTGCCCTACTTTGTGCAGCAATCTCCATTGCTCTCCCCTCGAGGCGCTTCAACATGGGATCACGCTCCCGGTTCACCAAAATGACGACATAAGCAACATCTCGCCCTACGGGAATCGCCCTGAGGCTGCTCAAGGATGGGAATTTGACCTGGAAGCCCGGATCCATGGGTGCGCCACAGACGTCGTAGAAGCCATCCGAGAGTTTCTCATCGTAGTTGACCACGTTGTGGTTCCAGTAGCGGGCGGAGAGGGCCTCCATGGTGGTCCGGTCCCCGGGCGCGGCGGCCGGGCCACCCAGGCTGATGCGCTCGGCGGCGCGCATCTGAACGGAGTCCGGATCGACGAGCCCCGCGGGATCCGACGCCGAGATCGCGAGGGCGAGCCGCATGTGGTACTCCTCCTCCAGGCGCGTCATGGTCGTCTCCGCCCCCATCCCCGTCGGCTCCTCGGGGGCCGCGGCCGCCGGGGCGGGCAGCGGAGGGTCGGCAACCGCGGCGGCCACGACCGGCGGCGGCAGGGGCGACTGGGCGGAGCGCCGTTGCCGCGGGCGGTGGTGGTCGGGGGACGGGGTCGCCGCAGTGGGCCCGCCGGCGCTGGcggtgccggcgccggcgccggagaggtggaGCTTGCGAAGGAGGTGCTTCATGCGTGACATGGGCGGCGGCAGCGAGGGGGCATCCGGCGCGGCGAGGGTTTCGAGGACCTTCTTCTTactcctcctcctcgatccaatccaatccaacacggctagctagctagctaatccGCGGGCGGAGGTATTAAAAATCTGGTGCTATTCTAGAATAGATCCATCCAATTGCGGGGGTACTATTCCTCCCCCGAAATATTCTATCGCGCCCAGTTGCCCTGGGCGATATATTCGTTGCTTCGCCTCGCCTTCGCCTCCTCGCGGTGAAGCCTCGAAGACGGCAGCAGTACAGTAGTACTTATCTTCCCCTCAACTTTTTTTTTCTTCCTACTGGCGTCGCGTGGCGTGGTGGTCGGGTGGGGTGAGGGTAGCGATAAAATGCTACTGAAATGGTAACGTGCGGTCTCCCGTTTCAGGGCAGAGCTACGGAAGGGGAAGGAAGGTGAGGATGACGGGGAGCGCGGGTGACGTGAATGGGTTTCGATCGTGCGGCCGTGATCTGCTCCGCTGGCGTCGAGTGTAGCGTCGGGTGTTCTCCGCTGGCGCGTGGCGTGGTCAGTGcctcaggccaactccaccgcgtgaccccCTGCTGTCCGGCCCGTTTATTTGGGGCAAAAGGATAAACAAGGCGGTCCGGACTCATCTGGTCCGTTTTTGTTCGTCCAATAAGAGTTTCCGAGAGTTACTTTATTCAAATTCTCTCCTTTCCAAAGCTCCACAAGGAAAAAAGAGTAATAGGCCATTTCGAGCGCAAACGTGTATCGGGTTTGGGTT encodes the following:
- the LOC123142560 gene encoding uncharacterized protein, whose protein sequence is MDVDVPWLSSKYLSTHSVSVGGSSHVSCIESGSSDRSEFTLSSIAFVRALFMGTSGVVGDVGWSMGMTLGCSASIKEEAALWARAGALGLRALTPKPGMYTDFALLHLVDATREVKGQPSDNVRSVREDVLVDDESIFGDFINLKMMCRLSFSEVLIRIGYAYLRSSGAVSTLRWFFLGAVFPRCCILAVETRMRLRHLIAAEYSGVNVELVKDFQMGVSNHTPDFLKMNPIGKVPVLETPDGPVFESNAIARYGFWDMYDPEGYSLWFCDFKYNEENTVSFVTMNKVGGFLLRMDLCRKYAFGKMLVIGSEPPFKVKGLWLFRGPKIPKFVMEEVYDMALYDWAKVDLSDAAQKERVSAMIEDLEPFEGEALLDAKCFK
- the LOC123144397 gene encoding probable serine/threonine-protein kinase SIS8 is translated as MSRMKHLLRKLHLSGAGAGTASAGGPTAATPSPDHHRPRQRRSAQSPLPPPVVAAAVADPPLPAPAAAAPEEPTGMGAETTMTRLEEEYHMRLALAISASDPAGLVDPDSVQMRAAERISLGGPAAAPGDRTTMEALSARYWNHNVVNYDEKLSDGFYDVCGAPMDPGFQVKFPSLSSLRAIPVGRDVAYVVILVNRERDPMLKRLEGRAMEIAAQSRAERGGIASAELVQKIASLVVDAMGGVVEDADAMNREWSTKSRQLCAGLNSIALPLGSLGIGLSRHRSLLFKVLADRVNLPCKLVKGICYTGTDEGAINFVKIDFDSAEYIVDLMGAPGTLIPSEISVSQFQDSNNSQLSSDAIEESVAELCIALEQVSGVYESKNDMGGSSSDRNSVLELPTPHLEDTCHTENPLKQRIISDEGQFDEFNIKGDISQQKKVNDTSKYLVPGVVDPQFAQNLHDLLLEGGALLPSGLLSCQNSHNSGNTTEMGKSSPEVKEIPGWLLVGQTGQISPERSVAEDSLPKIPLPPCEDGQYPVENTEATIGSLGTISIEGDRVAEHSMANMSESSSANLGKLSCSSTKTISSVMDDVAEDEISWEDLHIGERIGLGSYGEVYHADWNGTEVAVKKFLDQDLSGVALEQFKCEVRIMSRLRHPNVVLFLGYVTQPPNLSILTEYLPRGSLYRLLHRPNSKVDETRRLKMAFDVAKGMNYLHTSHPTIVHRDLKSPNLLVDKNWVVKVSDFGMSRLKHHTFLSSKSTAGTPEWMAPEVLRNEPANEMCDVYSFGVILWELATLRVPWSGLNPMQVVGAVGFQNKRLDIPKEVDPLVASIISSCWDNDPSKRPSFSQLLSPLKKLQRLLVTESL